One Tamandua tetradactyla isolate mTamTet1 chromosome 20, mTamTet1.pri, whole genome shotgun sequence DNA segment encodes these proteins:
- the CLK4 gene encoding dual specificity protein kinase CLK4 isoform X3 has translation MHLAFLGRRGSIAFIHSELKQYGTSHYLEARSLNERDYRDRRYIDEYSNDYCEGYVPRHYQRDIENSYRIHCSKSSGRSRRSSPKRKHNRHCSSNQSCSKSHRRKRSRSIEDDEEGHLICQSGDVLRARYEIVDTLGEGAFGKVVECIDHDMDGIHVAVKIVKNVGRYREAARSEIQVLEHLNSTDPNSVFRCVQMLEWFDHHGHVCIVFELLGLSTYDFIKENSFLPFQIDHIRQMAYQICQSINFLHHNKLTHTDLKPENILFVKSDYIVKYNSKMKRDERTLKNTDIKVVDFGSATYDDEHHSTLVSTRHYRAPEVILALGWSQPCDVWSIGCILIEYYLGFTVFQTHDSKEHLAMMERILGPIPTHMIQKTRKRKYFHHNQLDWDEHSSAGRYVRRRCKPLKEFMLCHDEEHEKLFDLVRRMLEYDPTKRITLDEALQHPFFDLLKKK, from the exons ATGCACTTGGCATTTCTTGGGAGGAGAGGATCCATAGCTTTCATCCATTCAGAACTCAAGCAGTATGGCACTAG TCATTATTTAGAAGCAAGgtccttaaatgagagagatTATCGGGACCGGAGATATATTGATGAATACAGCAATGACTATTGCGAAGGATATGTTCCTAGACATTATCAAAGAGACATTGAAAACAGTTATCGAATCCACTGCAGTAAATCTTCAGGCCGAAGCAGGAGAAGCAGCCCTAAAAGGAAGCATAATAGACACTGTTCAAGTAACCAGTCATGTTCG AAGAGCCACCGAAGGAAAAGATCCAGGAGTATAGAGGATGATGAGGAGGGTCACCTGATCTGTCAAAGTGGAGACGTTCTAAGAGCAAGAT ATGAAATAGTGGATACTTTGGGTGAAGGTGCTTTTGGCAAAGTTGTAGAGTGCATTGATCATGACAT ggATGGTATACATGTAGCAGTGAAAATCGTAAAAAATGTTGGTCGATACCGTGAAGCAGCTCGTTCAGAAATCCAAGTTTTGGAGCATCTAAATAGTACTGATCCCAATAGTGTCTT CCGATGTGTCCAGATGCTAGAATGGTTTGATCATCATGGTCATGTTTGTATTGTGTTTGAACTGCTGGGACTTAGTACCTATGatttcattaaagaaaacagCTTTCTGCCATTTCAAATCGACCACATCAGGCAAATGGCATACCAAATCTGCCAGTCAATAAATT TTTTGCATCATAACAAATTAACCCATACAGATCTgaagcctgaaaatattttatttgtgaagTCTGACTATATAGTCAAATATAATTCAAAAATG AAACGGGATGAACGCACCTTGAAAAACACAGATATCAAAGTTGTTGACTTTGGAAGTGCAACATACGATGATGAGCATCATAGCACTTTGGTATCTACAAGACATTACAGAGCTCCAGAGGTCATTTTAG ctttagGTTGGTCTCAGCCTTGTGATGTTTGGAGCATAGGATGCATTCTTATTGAATATTACCTTGGTTTCACAGTCTTTCAG ACTCATGATAGTAAAGAGCACCTGGCAATGATGGAACGAATATTAGGACCCATACCAACACACATGATTCAGAAAACAAG GAAACGTAAATATTTTCACCATAACCAGCTGGATTGGGATGAACATAGTTCTGCTGGTAGATACGTTAGGCGACGCTGTAAACCattaaag GAATTTATGCTTTGTCATGATGAGGAACATGAGAAACTGTTTGACCTTGTTCGAAGAATGTTAGAATATGATCCAACTAAAAGAATTACCTTGGATGAAGCATTGCAGCATCCTTTCTTTgacttattaaaaaagaaatga
- the CLK4 gene encoding dual specificity protein kinase CLK4 isoform X1, with translation MCIPLEASYSVEEDTHPRVHDPSESLCQVLFMHLAFLGRRGSIAFIHSELKQYGTSHYLEARSLNERDYRDRRYIDEYSNDYCEGYVPRHYQRDIENSYRIHCSKSSGRSRRSSPKRKHNRHCSSNQSCSKSHRRKRSRSIEDDEEGHLICQSGDVLRARYEIVDTLGEGAFGKVVECIDHDMDGIHVAVKIVKNVGRYREAARSEIQVLEHLNSTDPNSVFRCVQMLEWFDHHGHVCIVFELLGLSTYDFIKENSFLPFQIDHIRQMAYQICQSINFLHHNKLTHTDLKPENILFVKSDYIVKYNSKMKRDERTLKNTDIKVVDFGSATYDDEHHSTLVSTRHYRAPEVILALGWSQPCDVWSIGCILIEYYLGFTVFQTHDSKEHLAMMERILGPIPTHMIQKTRKRKYFHHNQLDWDEHSSAGRYVRRRCKPLKEFMLCHDEEHEKLFDLVRRMLEYDPTKRITLDEALQHPFFDLLKKK, from the exons ATGTGCATCCCTCTTGAAGCTTCGTACTCTGTTGAAGAGGACACTCATCCCAG AGTCCATGACCCCTCTGAAAGTCTTTGCCAAGTTTTGTTTATGCACTTGGCATTTCTTGGGAGGAGAGGATCCATAGCTTTCATCCATTCAGAACTCAAGCAGTATGGCACTAG TCATTATTTAGAAGCAAGgtccttaaatgagagagatTATCGGGACCGGAGATATATTGATGAATACAGCAATGACTATTGCGAAGGATATGTTCCTAGACATTATCAAAGAGACATTGAAAACAGTTATCGAATCCACTGCAGTAAATCTTCAGGCCGAAGCAGGAGAAGCAGCCCTAAAAGGAAGCATAATAGACACTGTTCAAGTAACCAGTCATGTTCG AAGAGCCACCGAAGGAAAAGATCCAGGAGTATAGAGGATGATGAGGAGGGTCACCTGATCTGTCAAAGTGGAGACGTTCTAAGAGCAAGAT ATGAAATAGTGGATACTTTGGGTGAAGGTGCTTTTGGCAAAGTTGTAGAGTGCATTGATCATGACAT ggATGGTATACATGTAGCAGTGAAAATCGTAAAAAATGTTGGTCGATACCGTGAAGCAGCTCGTTCAGAAATCCAAGTTTTGGAGCATCTAAATAGTACTGATCCCAATAGTGTCTT CCGATGTGTCCAGATGCTAGAATGGTTTGATCATCATGGTCATGTTTGTATTGTGTTTGAACTGCTGGGACTTAGTACCTATGatttcattaaagaaaacagCTTTCTGCCATTTCAAATCGACCACATCAGGCAAATGGCATACCAAATCTGCCAGTCAATAAATT TTTTGCATCATAACAAATTAACCCATACAGATCTgaagcctgaaaatattttatttgtgaagTCTGACTATATAGTCAAATATAATTCAAAAATG AAACGGGATGAACGCACCTTGAAAAACACAGATATCAAAGTTGTTGACTTTGGAAGTGCAACATACGATGATGAGCATCATAGCACTTTGGTATCTACAAGACATTACAGAGCTCCAGAGGTCATTTTAG ctttagGTTGGTCTCAGCCTTGTGATGTTTGGAGCATAGGATGCATTCTTATTGAATATTACCTTGGTTTCACAGTCTTTCAG ACTCATGATAGTAAAGAGCACCTGGCAATGATGGAACGAATATTAGGACCCATACCAACACACATGATTCAGAAAACAAG GAAACGTAAATATTTTCACCATAACCAGCTGGATTGGGATGAACATAGTTCTGCTGGTAGATACGTTAGGCGACGCTGTAAACCattaaag GAATTTATGCTTTGTCATGATGAGGAACATGAGAAACTGTTTGACCTTGTTCGAAGAATGTTAGAATATGATCCAACTAAAAGAATTACCTTGGATGAAGCATTGCAGCATCCTTTCTTTgacttattaaaaaagaaatga
- the CLK4 gene encoding dual specificity protein kinase CLK4 isoform X4, which yields MCIPLEASYSVEEDTHPSHYLEARSLNERDYRDRRYIDEYSNDYCEGYVPRHYQRDIENSYRIHCSKSSGRSRRSSPKRKHNRHCSSNQSCSKSHRRKRSRSIEDDEEGHLICQSGDVLRARYEIVDTLGEGAFGKVVECIDHDMDGIHVAVKIVKNVGRYREAARSEIQVLEHLNSTDPNSVFRCVQMLEWFDHHGHVCIVFELLGLSTYDFIKENSFLPFQIDHIRQMAYQICQSINFLHHNKLTHTDLKPENILFVKSDYIVKYNSKMKRDERTLKNTDIKVVDFGSATYDDEHHSTLVSTRHYRAPEVILALGWSQPCDVWSIGCILIEYYLGFTVFQTHDSKEHLAMMERILGPIPTHMIQKTRKRKYFHHNQLDWDEHSSAGRYVRRRCKPLKEFMLCHDEEHEKLFDLVRRMLEYDPTKRITLDEALQHPFFDLLKKK from the exons ATGTGCATCCCTCTTGAAGCTTCGTACTCTGTTGAAGAGGACACTCATCCCAG TCATTATTTAGAAGCAAGgtccttaaatgagagagatTATCGGGACCGGAGATATATTGATGAATACAGCAATGACTATTGCGAAGGATATGTTCCTAGACATTATCAAAGAGACATTGAAAACAGTTATCGAATCCACTGCAGTAAATCTTCAGGCCGAAGCAGGAGAAGCAGCCCTAAAAGGAAGCATAATAGACACTGTTCAAGTAACCAGTCATGTTCG AAGAGCCACCGAAGGAAAAGATCCAGGAGTATAGAGGATGATGAGGAGGGTCACCTGATCTGTCAAAGTGGAGACGTTCTAAGAGCAAGAT ATGAAATAGTGGATACTTTGGGTGAAGGTGCTTTTGGCAAAGTTGTAGAGTGCATTGATCATGACAT ggATGGTATACATGTAGCAGTGAAAATCGTAAAAAATGTTGGTCGATACCGTGAAGCAGCTCGTTCAGAAATCCAAGTTTTGGAGCATCTAAATAGTACTGATCCCAATAGTGTCTT CCGATGTGTCCAGATGCTAGAATGGTTTGATCATCATGGTCATGTTTGTATTGTGTTTGAACTGCTGGGACTTAGTACCTATGatttcattaaagaaaacagCTTTCTGCCATTTCAAATCGACCACATCAGGCAAATGGCATACCAAATCTGCCAGTCAATAAATT TTTTGCATCATAACAAATTAACCCATACAGATCTgaagcctgaaaatattttatttgtgaagTCTGACTATATAGTCAAATATAATTCAAAAATG AAACGGGATGAACGCACCTTGAAAAACACAGATATCAAAGTTGTTGACTTTGGAAGTGCAACATACGATGATGAGCATCATAGCACTTTGGTATCTACAAGACATTACAGAGCTCCAGAGGTCATTTTAG ctttagGTTGGTCTCAGCCTTGTGATGTTTGGAGCATAGGATGCATTCTTATTGAATATTACCTTGGTTTCACAGTCTTTCAG ACTCATGATAGTAAAGAGCACCTGGCAATGATGGAACGAATATTAGGACCCATACCAACACACATGATTCAGAAAACAAG GAAACGTAAATATTTTCACCATAACCAGCTGGATTGGGATGAACATAGTTCTGCTGGTAGATACGTTAGGCGACGCTGTAAACCattaaag GAATTTATGCTTTGTCATGATGAGGAACATGAGAAACTGTTTGACCTTGTTCGAAGAATGTTAGAATATGATCCAACTAAAAGAATTACCTTGGATGAAGCATTGCAGCATCCTTTCTTTgacttattaaaaaagaaatga
- the CLK4 gene encoding dual specificity protein kinase CLK4 isoform X2, translated as MRHSKRTHCPDWDNRESWGHESYSGNHKRKRRSHSSTQENRHCKPHHQFKESDCHYLEARSLNERDYRDRRYIDEYSNDYCEGYVPRHYQRDIENSYRIHCSKSSGRSRRSSPKRKHNRHCSSNQSCSKSHRRKRSRSIEDDEEGHLICQSGDVLRARYEIVDTLGEGAFGKVVECIDHDMDGIHVAVKIVKNVGRYREAARSEIQVLEHLNSTDPNSVFRCVQMLEWFDHHGHVCIVFELLGLSTYDFIKENSFLPFQIDHIRQMAYQICQSINFLHHNKLTHTDLKPENILFVKSDYIVKYNSKMKRDERTLKNTDIKVVDFGSATYDDEHHSTLVSTRHYRAPEVILALGWSQPCDVWSIGCILIEYYLGFTVFQTHDSKEHLAMMERILGPIPTHMIQKTRKRKYFHHNQLDWDEHSSAGRYVRRRCKPLKEFMLCHDEEHEKLFDLVRRMLEYDPTKRITLDEALQHPFFDLLKKK; from the exons ATGCGGCATTCCAAACGAACTCACTGTCCTGATTGGGATAACAGAGAAAGCTGGGGACATGAAAGCTACAGTGGAAATCACAAACGGAAGAGGAGGTCTCACAGTAGTACACAAGAAAATAGGCATTGTAAACCACATCATCAGTTTAAAGAATCTGACTG TCATTATTTAGAAGCAAGgtccttaaatgagagagatTATCGGGACCGGAGATATATTGATGAATACAGCAATGACTATTGCGAAGGATATGTTCCTAGACATTATCAAAGAGACATTGAAAACAGTTATCGAATCCACTGCAGTAAATCTTCAGGCCGAAGCAGGAGAAGCAGCCCTAAAAGGAAGCATAATAGACACTGTTCAAGTAACCAGTCATGTTCG AAGAGCCACCGAAGGAAAAGATCCAGGAGTATAGAGGATGATGAGGAGGGTCACCTGATCTGTCAAAGTGGAGACGTTCTAAGAGCAAGAT ATGAAATAGTGGATACTTTGGGTGAAGGTGCTTTTGGCAAAGTTGTAGAGTGCATTGATCATGACAT ggATGGTATACATGTAGCAGTGAAAATCGTAAAAAATGTTGGTCGATACCGTGAAGCAGCTCGTTCAGAAATCCAAGTTTTGGAGCATCTAAATAGTACTGATCCCAATAGTGTCTT CCGATGTGTCCAGATGCTAGAATGGTTTGATCATCATGGTCATGTTTGTATTGTGTTTGAACTGCTGGGACTTAGTACCTATGatttcattaaagaaaacagCTTTCTGCCATTTCAAATCGACCACATCAGGCAAATGGCATACCAAATCTGCCAGTCAATAAATT TTTTGCATCATAACAAATTAACCCATACAGATCTgaagcctgaaaatattttatttgtgaagTCTGACTATATAGTCAAATATAATTCAAAAATG AAACGGGATGAACGCACCTTGAAAAACACAGATATCAAAGTTGTTGACTTTGGAAGTGCAACATACGATGATGAGCATCATAGCACTTTGGTATCTACAAGACATTACAGAGCTCCAGAGGTCATTTTAG ctttagGTTGGTCTCAGCCTTGTGATGTTTGGAGCATAGGATGCATTCTTATTGAATATTACCTTGGTTTCACAGTCTTTCAG ACTCATGATAGTAAAGAGCACCTGGCAATGATGGAACGAATATTAGGACCCATACCAACACACATGATTCAGAAAACAAG GAAACGTAAATATTTTCACCATAACCAGCTGGATTGGGATGAACATAGTTCTGCTGGTAGATACGTTAGGCGACGCTGTAAACCattaaag GAATTTATGCTTTGTCATGATGAGGAACATGAGAAACTGTTTGACCTTGTTCGAAGAATGTTAGAATATGATCCAACTAAAAGAATTACCTTGGATGAAGCATTGCAGCATCCTTTCTTTgacttattaaaaaagaaatga
- the CLK4 gene encoding dual specificity protein kinase CLK4 isoform X6, giving the protein MFDEIVDTLGEGAFGKVVECIDHDMDGIHVAVKIVKNVGRYREAARSEIQVLEHLNSTDPNSVFRCVQMLEWFDHHGHVCIVFELLGLSTYDFIKENSFLPFQIDHIRQMAYQICQSINFLHHNKLTHTDLKPENILFVKSDYIVKYNSKMKRDERTLKNTDIKVVDFGSATYDDEHHSTLVSTRHYRAPEVILALGWSQPCDVWSIGCILIEYYLGFTVFQTHDSKEHLAMMERILGPIPTHMIQKTRKRKYFHHNQLDWDEHSSAGRYVRRRCKPLKEFMLCHDEEHEKLFDLVRRMLEYDPTKRITLDEALQHPFFDLLKKK; this is encoded by the exons ATGTTCG ATGAAATAGTGGATACTTTGGGTGAAGGTGCTTTTGGCAAAGTTGTAGAGTGCATTGATCATGACAT ggATGGTATACATGTAGCAGTGAAAATCGTAAAAAATGTTGGTCGATACCGTGAAGCAGCTCGTTCAGAAATCCAAGTTTTGGAGCATCTAAATAGTACTGATCCCAATAGTGTCTT CCGATGTGTCCAGATGCTAGAATGGTTTGATCATCATGGTCATGTTTGTATTGTGTTTGAACTGCTGGGACTTAGTACCTATGatttcattaaagaaaacagCTTTCTGCCATTTCAAATCGACCACATCAGGCAAATGGCATACCAAATCTGCCAGTCAATAAATT TTTTGCATCATAACAAATTAACCCATACAGATCTgaagcctgaaaatattttatttgtgaagTCTGACTATATAGTCAAATATAATTCAAAAATG AAACGGGATGAACGCACCTTGAAAAACACAGATATCAAAGTTGTTGACTTTGGAAGTGCAACATACGATGATGAGCATCATAGCACTTTGGTATCTACAAGACATTACAGAGCTCCAGAGGTCATTTTAG ctttagGTTGGTCTCAGCCTTGTGATGTTTGGAGCATAGGATGCATTCTTATTGAATATTACCTTGGTTTCACAGTCTTTCAG ACTCATGATAGTAAAGAGCACCTGGCAATGATGGAACGAATATTAGGACCCATACCAACACACATGATTCAGAAAACAAG GAAACGTAAATATTTTCACCATAACCAGCTGGATTGGGATGAACATAGTTCTGCTGGTAGATACGTTAGGCGACGCTGTAAACCattaaag GAATTTATGCTTTGTCATGATGAGGAACATGAGAAACTGTTTGACCTTGTTCGAAGAATGTTAGAATATGATCCAACTAAAAGAATTACCTTGGATGAAGCATTGCAGCATCCTTTCTTTgacttattaaaaaagaaatga
- the CLK4 gene encoding dual specificity protein kinase CLK4 isoform X5, which yields MCIPLEASYSVEEDTHPRVHDPSESLCQVLFMHLAFLGRRGSIAFIHSELKQYGTSHYLEARSLNERDYRDRRYIDEYSNDYCEGYVPRHYQRDIENSYRIHCSKSSGRSRRSSPKRKHNRHCSSNQSCSKSHRRKRSRSIEDDEEGHLICQSGDVLRARYEIVDTLGEGAFGKVVECIDHDMDGIHVAVKIVKNVGRYREAARSEIQVLEHLNSTDPNSVFRCVQMLEWFDHHGHVCIVFELLGLSTYDFIKENSFLPFQIDHIRQMAYQICQSINFLHHNKLTHTDLKPENILFVKSDYIVKYNSKMKRDERTLKNTDIKVVDFGSATYDDEHHSTLVSTRHYRAPEVILDS from the exons ATGTGCATCCCTCTTGAAGCTTCGTACTCTGTTGAAGAGGACACTCATCCCAG AGTCCATGACCCCTCTGAAAGTCTTTGCCAAGTTTTGTTTATGCACTTGGCATTTCTTGGGAGGAGAGGATCCATAGCTTTCATCCATTCAGAACTCAAGCAGTATGGCACTAG TCATTATTTAGAAGCAAGgtccttaaatgagagagatTATCGGGACCGGAGATATATTGATGAATACAGCAATGACTATTGCGAAGGATATGTTCCTAGACATTATCAAAGAGACATTGAAAACAGTTATCGAATCCACTGCAGTAAATCTTCAGGCCGAAGCAGGAGAAGCAGCCCTAAAAGGAAGCATAATAGACACTGTTCAAGTAACCAGTCATGTTCG AAGAGCCACCGAAGGAAAAGATCCAGGAGTATAGAGGATGATGAGGAGGGTCACCTGATCTGTCAAAGTGGAGACGTTCTAAGAGCAAGAT ATGAAATAGTGGATACTTTGGGTGAAGGTGCTTTTGGCAAAGTTGTAGAGTGCATTGATCATGACAT ggATGGTATACATGTAGCAGTGAAAATCGTAAAAAATGTTGGTCGATACCGTGAAGCAGCTCGTTCAGAAATCCAAGTTTTGGAGCATCTAAATAGTACTGATCCCAATAGTGTCTT CCGATGTGTCCAGATGCTAGAATGGTTTGATCATCATGGTCATGTTTGTATTGTGTTTGAACTGCTGGGACTTAGTACCTATGatttcattaaagaaaacagCTTTCTGCCATTTCAAATCGACCACATCAGGCAAATGGCATACCAAATCTGCCAGTCAATAAATT TTTTGCATCATAACAAATTAACCCATACAGATCTgaagcctgaaaatattttatttgtgaagTCTGACTATATAGTCAAATATAATTCAAAAATG AAACGGGATGAACGCACCTTGAAAAACACAGATATCAAAGTTGTTGACTTTGGAAGTGCAACATACGATGATGAGCATCATAGCACTTTGGTATCTACAAGACATTACAGAGCTCCAGAGGTCATTTTAG ACTCATGA